The Thiothrix subterranea genome has a segment encoding these proteins:
- a CDS encoding efflux RND transporter permease subunit yields the protein MFNAIIQTSLKQRLFVLMGALLLMLYGLFTLRQLPVDVFPDLNKPTVTLMTEAEGIAPEEVEQLVTFPLETAMNGLEGVTRVRSVSGVGLSIVYVEFGWGTDIYRNRQQVSERLGAVTNQLPVGVVPQMSPISSIMGEILLVAMTAEEPLTPSPSPSRGEGSKITPMEVRDLAEWVVRPRLLGIPGVSQVIPMGGEVRQYRITPDVANMERLNISISQLQTALHGFASNTSGGFLEAQSQEYLIRNIGRTTKLEDMQQLVVAHRDNVPILLQQVAKVEFAAGVKRGEASFMGKPAVILSVQKQPSVDTVKLTREVESALAEINRNLPAGVKADNLLFKQANFIESAISNVEEALRDGAIMVVIVLFLFLLNVRTTLISLTAIPLSLLAAGLVFHAFGLSVNTMTLGGLAIALGELVDDAVVDVENVLRRLRQNALLPQPLPALQVIAAASREVRSGVVYATLIVVLVFVPLFFLAGIEGRLFTPLGIAYIVSILASLGVAVTVTPVLCYYLLKNPSPQPLSLKGRGAKKIALLFPSPPEGEGLGVRGTGDSPLVHLLKRLDTRLLHWSFRHVKLLLSAAVIVVLLAIASIPFFPRAFLPAFNEGTLTVSLLLQPGISLTESNRIGTLAENLLLQVPEVKQVGRRTGRAELDEHAEGVHSSEIDVDLEPSERGRDGVLADIRSRLAVIPAAINIGQPISHRLDHLLSGVRAQIALKVFGDDTDTLRSLATALQTRLAAIPGVVDLQLEKQVRIPQLQVRVDYNKVQQYGVTPASINQALETLANGASVAQVLDNNRRADVVIRLQDIDRTAHGLRNLLVETHSGYIPLQQIASIEDSSGPNQIVRENSRRRIVLSANAADGADMAGVVQAIRAELADFPLPEGYFTRLEGQFQAQEEATQLIAMLALVSLTLIFLVLYSRYQSSVLALIIMGNIPLALVGGVVALWLAGQTLSVASLVGFITLAGISTRNGILKISHYQHLVQHEGETFGIPMIVRGSLERLTPVLMTALVAAFALLPLILASGEPGKEILHPVALVIFGGLVSSTLLDTLLTPVLFYRWGEQPLNQLLSTQGDSHETV from the coding sequence ATGTTTAACGCGATTATCCAGACCAGCCTGAAACAACGCTTGTTTGTGTTGATGGGGGCATTGCTGCTGATGTTGTACGGGCTGTTTACCCTGCGGCAATTGCCCGTGGACGTATTCCCCGACCTCAATAAACCCACCGTCACCCTGATGACCGAAGCCGAAGGTATCGCCCCGGAAGAGGTCGAACAACTAGTCACCTTCCCGCTGGAAACGGCGATGAATGGGCTGGAAGGCGTGACACGGGTACGTTCCGTCTCCGGTGTGGGCTTGTCGATTGTGTACGTGGAATTTGGCTGGGGGACGGACATTTACCGTAACCGCCAGCAAGTCTCGGAACGGCTGGGCGCTGTCACTAACCAGTTGCCTGTCGGGGTTGTGCCGCAAATGTCGCCGATCAGTTCGATCATGGGTGAGATTTTGCTGGTGGCAATGACGGCGGAAGAACCCCTCACCCCCAGCCCCTCTCCCTCAAGGGGAGAGGGGAGCAAGATTACACCGATGGAGGTGCGGGATTTGGCGGAGTGGGTGGTGCGCCCGCGCTTGCTGGGGATTCCGGGGGTGTCGCAAGTGATTCCGATGGGCGGCGAAGTGCGCCAGTACCGCATTACCCCCGATGTGGCAAACATGGAACGCCTCAATATCAGCATCAGCCAGTTGCAAACCGCGCTGCACGGCTTTGCCAGCAACACCAGCGGCGGCTTTCTGGAAGCACAGTCGCAGGAATACCTGATCCGCAACATTGGGCGCACCACCAAGCTGGAAGACATGCAGCAATTAGTGGTAGCACACCGCGACAACGTGCCGATCCTGCTGCAACAGGTGGCGAAGGTGGAATTTGCTGCTGGGGTGAAACGCGGGGAAGCCAGTTTCATGGGCAAACCGGCGGTGATCCTGTCGGTGCAAAAGCAGCCCAGCGTCGATACGGTCAAGCTCACCCGTGAAGTAGAAAGCGCCTTGGCAGAGATCAACCGCAACCTGCCAGCCGGGGTAAAGGCGGATAACCTGCTGTTCAAGCAAGCCAACTTCATCGAAAGCGCCATCAGCAATGTGGAAGAAGCCTTGCGTGACGGGGCTATCATGGTGGTGATTGTGCTGTTTTTGTTCTTGCTGAATGTGCGCACCACGCTGATTTCACTGACCGCCATCCCGCTATCCTTGCTGGCAGCAGGTTTGGTGTTTCATGCGTTTGGCTTGTCGGTCAATACCATGACGCTGGGCGGTTTGGCGATTGCCTTGGGCGAACTGGTGGATGATGCGGTGGTCGATGTGGAAAACGTGCTGCGCCGCCTGCGCCAGAATGCCTTGCTGCCACAGCCCTTGCCTGCCTTGCAAGTGATTGCGGCGGCTTCGCGGGAAGTGCGTTCCGGGGTGGTGTATGCCACGCTGATTGTGGTGCTGGTGTTCGTGCCGCTGTTCTTTCTGGCGGGGATTGAGGGGCGGCTGTTTACGCCCTTGGGCATTGCCTACATTGTGTCGATACTGGCAAGTCTGGGGGTGGCGGTCACGGTGACGCCGGTGTTGTGCTATTACTTGCTGAAGAACCCCTCACCCCAACCCCTCTCCCTCAAGGGGCGAGGGGCTAAGAAAATTGCCCTCTTGTTCCCCTCTCCCCCTGAGGGAGAGGGGCTAGGGGTGAGGGGTACGGGCGACAGCCCGCTAGTCCACCTCCTCAAACGCCTCGACACCCGCCTGCTGCACTGGTCATTTCGCCACGTCAAGCTATTGCTCAGTGCTGCCGTGATCGTGGTATTGCTCGCCATCGCCAGCATCCCTTTTTTCCCCCGTGCGTTCCTGCCCGCGTTCAACGAAGGCACGTTGACGGTCAGCCTGCTGTTGCAACCGGGCATTTCCCTGACCGAATCCAACCGCATTGGCACATTGGCAGAAAACCTGTTGTTGCAAGTGCCGGAGGTGAAACAGGTCGGGAGGCGCACCGGACGCGCTGAACTGGACGAACACGCGGAAGGGGTGCATTCCAGCGAAATTGACGTAGATCTGGAGCCTTCGGAACGTGGGCGTGACGGGGTATTGGCGGACATTCGCAGCCGATTGGCGGTGATTCCGGCTGCCATCAATATCGGGCAACCGATTTCGCACCGCCTTGACCATTTGCTTTCTGGAGTCAGGGCGCAAATAGCCTTGAAAGTGTTTGGTGATGACACTGACACCTTACGCAGCTTGGCAACGGCGCTGCAAACCCGCTTGGCAGCGATTCCCGGCGTGGTTGATCTGCAACTCGAAAAACAGGTGCGCATCCCGCAATTGCAGGTACGGGTCGATTACAACAAAGTGCAGCAATACGGCGTTACCCCTGCCAGCATCAACCAGGCTCTCGAAACCCTTGCCAATGGCGCAAGCGTCGCGCAAGTGCTGGACAACAACCGCCGGGCTGACGTGGTGATCCGCTTGCAAGACATTGACCGCACGGCTCATGGCTTGCGCAATCTGCTGGTGGAAACCCATTCCGGTTACATTCCCTTGCAGCAGATTGCCAGCATCGAAGACAGCAGCGGCCCCAACCAGATCGTGCGCGAAAACAGCCGCCGCCGCATTGTGCTGTCTGCCAATGCCGCTGATGGTGCGGATATGGCAGGTGTGGTGCAAGCCATCCGTGCCGAACTTGCCGATTTCCCGCTACCCGAAGGCTATTTCACCCGCCTCGAAGGGCAGTTCCAAGCACAAGAGGAAGCTACCCAACTCATTGCCATGCTGGCGCTGGTCTCACTGACGCTGATTTTTCTGGTGCTGTACAGTCGTTACCAATCCAGCGTGTTGGCGCTCATCATCATGGGAAATATCCCGCTGGCATTGGTTGGTGGGGTGGTGGCGCTGTGGCTGGCGGGGCAAACGCTGTCGGTGGCAAGTCTGGTCGGCTTCATCACGCTGGCGGGGATTTCAACCCGCAACGGCATCCTCAAAATCAGCCATTACCAGCATCTGGTACAGCATGAAGGCGAAACGTTCGGCATCCCCATGATCGTGCGCGGCAGTCTGGAACGCCTGACACCCGTGTTGATGACCGCGTTGGTGGCAGCGTTTGCGTTGTTGCCCCTGATCTTAGCCAGCGGCGAACCGGGCAAGGAAATTTTGCATCCGGTGGCATTAGTCATTTTCGGCGGGTTGGTCAGTTCCACCCTGCTGGATACCCTGCTCACCCCGGTACTGTTTTACCGCTGGGGCGAGCAACCGTTGAACCAATTGTTATCCACTCAAGGAGATTCCCATGAAACTGTTTAA
- a CDS encoding efflux RND transporter periplasmic adaptor subunit — translation MNNYLIAALSGCLLMGMASLPLAVFAHGGEDHSHDDAPPAPIIAPNNSGIRWELQSPDVELLGALHDGKLTLYASHFRDNTPIPNANIELESKGQKLLLQTDVNGIGETEAAWLQQADKRELLATVQAKGVNDLLVGKLAFSNGTAQATRLTDGSVFMPQASQQILGLHTTASKPQTVAQRVTLNGVVVTDPNASAVIQPPLSGRLLAPENGFPSIGSTVKKGQILAILEPAASNTDKGDQQDKIAEVRSELALAEKNAARLTSIAGVIPQMEVDAARNTAETLNARLKALQSHLAQQPQPLFAPLSGIISSAKVVLGQQANAGDVLFEIIDPAQLQVEALAYDATVAAQITGATTTLNGQTLTLDFIGSSQQLRNQALPLRFTVLPPSPLAGEGLGMGGSSTLTVGQPLKLAVQTRTSIQGTPLPASSVVNNNQQQPTVWVKTAAERFTPHTVKLQTLDADTVIITEGLPNSSIRAVTSSAVLLSQVR, via the coding sequence ATGAACAATTATTTGATTGCTGCCTTAAGCGGCTGCTTGCTCATGGGTATGGCAAGCCTCCCCTTGGCTGTATTTGCCCACGGTGGCGAAGACCACAGCCACGATGACGCGCCCCCTGCGCCCATTATTGCCCCCAATAACAGTGGCATACGCTGGGAATTACAATCGCCCGACGTGGAATTGCTCGGCGCACTCCATGACGGCAAACTGACCCTGTATGCCAGCCATTTCCGCGACAACACCCCGATTCCCAATGCCAACATCGAGCTGGAAAGCAAGGGGCAAAAGCTGCTGCTGCAAACCGATGTCAACGGCATAGGTGAAACAGAGGCAGCATGGTTGCAACAAGCGGACAAACGCGAATTGCTGGCAACCGTGCAAGCCAAGGGTGTCAACGATTTGCTAGTGGGCAAACTGGCGTTTAGCAATGGCACAGCACAAGCCACCCGCTTGACCGATGGCAGCGTGTTCATGCCGCAAGCGTCCCAACAAATTCTTGGCTTACACACCACGGCCAGTAAACCGCAAACCGTTGCCCAACGTGTCACCCTTAATGGCGTAGTCGTGACCGACCCGAACGCCAGCGCAGTGATTCAACCGCCGCTGAGCGGACGGTTACTTGCACCGGAAAACGGCTTCCCCAGCATTGGCAGCACGGTCAAAAAAGGGCAAATCCTCGCCATCCTCGAACCCGCCGCCAGCAATACCGACAAGGGCGACCAGCAAGACAAAATCGCTGAAGTACGCTCCGAACTGGCACTGGCAGAGAAAAACGCCGCACGCCTGACTAGCATTGCAGGCGTTATTCCACAAATGGAAGTGGATGCCGCCCGCAACACCGCCGAGACCCTCAACGCCCGCCTTAAAGCCCTGCAAAGCCACCTTGCGCAACAGCCACAACCGCTGTTTGCCCCACTGTCCGGCATTATCAGCAGTGCCAAGGTAGTGTTAGGGCAACAAGCCAACGCAGGCGATGTCCTGTTTGAAATCATCGACCCAGCACAGCTACAAGTCGAAGCCCTCGCCTACGACGCAACGGTAGCAGCACAAATCACCGGTGCAACCACCACCCTCAACGGTCAAACCCTGACACTGGACTTCATCGGCAGCAGCCAACAACTGCGCAACCAAGCACTACCCCTCCGCTTCACGGTCTTGCCCCCTTCACCCCTTGCGGGGGAAGGGCTGGGGATGGGGGGTTCTTCTACTCTCACCGTCGGGCAACCGCTCAAACTCGCCGTGCAAACCCGCACCAGCATTCAAGGCACGCCCTTACCCGCCAGCAGCGTGGTCAATAATAACCAGCAACAGCCAACCGTGTGGGTAAAAACCGCCGCCGAACGCTTCACCCCCCACACCGTCAAGCTGCAAACGCTGGATGCCGATACCGTAATCATTACCGAAGGCTTGCCGAACAGCAGTATCCGCGCCGTCACCAGCAGCGCGGTCTTGCTGTCGCAAGTGCGCTAG